In a single window of the Nitrospirota bacterium genome:
- the napG gene encoding ferredoxin-type protein NapG, which produces MTGRRKFLERVGIMASAGFLWINHLFEAKAESLILRPPGARPEHEFMSLCIKCGQCVEACPFHTLALADFGSGKPTGTPYFIPRQIPCKMCKDIPCVPACPTGALNAKTVSTPDGKLSINLARMGLAVVDRNTCVAFWGLQCDACYRVCPLIDKAITLDLHRNERTGKHAFIAPIVQSEHCTGCGMCERACINEKASVYVLPRHIALGKPNNRYLRDWKESGEEPQALPTPDASQRKAKDALDYLNRGF; this is translated from the coding sequence ATGACAGGAAGACGTAAGTTTCTCGAAAGGGTTGGAATTATGGCCTCGGCAGGGTTTCTTTGGATAAACCACCTGTTTGAAGCCAAAGCGGAGAGTCTTATATTAAGGCCTCCGGGAGCACGTCCTGAGCATGAGTTTATGTCTCTGTGTATAAAGTGCGGCCAGTGTGTGGAGGCTTGCCCGTTTCACACTCTAGCGCTTGCCGATTTTGGTTCCGGTAAGCCCACAGGGACCCCATACTTCATCCCGCGTCAGATACCCTGTAAAATGTGTAAAGACATCCCCTGTGTTCCGGCCTGTCCTACAGGAGCGTTAAACGCAAAAACTGTAAGTACCCCTGATGGTAAATTAAGCATTAATCTAGCACGGATGGGACTTGCCGTTGTTGACCGCAACACGTGTGTTGCCTTCTGGGGGCTTCAGTGCGATGCCTGCTACAGGGTCTGCCCACTTATTGACAAGGCCATAACGCTTGATCTGCACAGAAATGAACGAACCGGTAAGCACGCATTTATTGCCCCTATTGTTCAAAGCGAGCACTGTACCGGCTGTGGAATGTGTGAGCGGGCATGTATTAACGAGAAAGCCTCTGTTTACGTCCTGCCGCGCCACATTGCATTGGGTAAGCCTAACAACAGATATTTAAGAGATTGGAAAGAGTCCGGGGAGGAGCCTCAGGCTTTACCAACGCCTGATGCAAGCCAAAGGAAAGCCAAAGATGCACTGGATTATTTAAACAGAGGGTTTTAG
- the napH gene encoding quinol dehydrogenase ferredoxin subunit NapH, whose translation MLRQYRYTILRRLSQLTILSFFIMGSIYGLKVLRGNYSSARVFDVLTLSDPFAVLQSLVTGNIVGKLALTGALIVALFYAIIGGRAFCGWVCPMSLITGIGNSIRRAFDITFSYNADNNTRYLFLILALIVSAIAKVAAFEWISPIGVLHRGVIFGMSYGWMLIASVLVFDVLLVRNGFCGHLCPLGAFYALIGRGNLIKPYYNLSKCTLCMKCLKACPEKQVLNMVSHKSSLVKSGECIQCGRCIEVCDDNAITFKSRFSK comes from the coding sequence ATGCTCAGACAATACAGATACACGATATTAAGAAGACTCTCTCAACTGACCATACTGAGTTTTTTTATTATGGGCAGCATATATGGGCTAAAGGTGCTCAGAGGGAATTATTCCTCAGCCAGGGTGTTTGATGTTTTAACGCTGTCTGATCCTTTTGCAGTGCTTCAAAGCCTTGTAACCGGAAATATTGTCGGCAAGCTTGCCCTGACTGGAGCACTCATTGTTGCATTATTTTATGCAATAATCGGGGGCAGGGCCTTTTGCGGCTGGGTATGTCCTATGAGCCTCATCACGGGAATTGGGAATTCGATTCGGAGGGCGTTTGACATAACTTTTTCTTATAATGCTGACAACAATACCCGGTACTTGTTTCTTATTCTTGCTCTTATTGTGTCGGCAATAGCAAAGGTGGCGGCATTTGAGTGGATAAGTCCCATAGGGGTACTTCACCGCGGGGTTATATTCGGAATGAGTTACGGATGGATGTTGATAGCGTCTGTTTTGGTTTTTGATGTGTTATTGGTACGTAACGGGTTTTGCGGCCATTTGTGTCCTCTTGGCGCATTTTATGCGCTCATTGGCCGGGGCAATTTGATAAAACCGTACTACAATCTCAGCAAATGCACTTTGTGCATGAAATGCCTGAAAGCATGTCCGGAAAAGCAGGTGCTTAACATGGTTAGCCACAAAAGCTCTTTGGTAAAATCAGGCGAGTGCATACAGTGCGGACGATGTATAGAGGTTTGTGATGACAATGCAATAACGTTTAAAAGCAGATTTTCAAAATAA
- a CDS encoding nitrate reductase cytochrome c-type subunit yields MKPKNTRAFVKLIVGFVIVLMALPVCAGQNSVSEDEMGLRKHSLFDENNVQSIEDKTVKPPPGQSTRYDRSFENSPPLIPHNIEGLNVITTEQNLCMGCHMPENAKAVNATPLPKTHLLTSDSTKLDGNTYNCVQCHVPQSDAKPLIDNEFTRTFRNKKSRTSSNLSEIRKEGIN; encoded by the coding sequence ATGAAACCAAAAAACACACGGGCTTTTGTAAAGTTGATAGTGGGCTTTGTTATAGTGCTTATGGCATTACCGGTTTGTGCTGGACAAAACTCTGTCTCAGAAGACGAAATGGGTTTAAGAAAACATTCTCTATTTGATGAAAACAATGTTCAGAGTATAGAAGATAAGACGGTAAAACCTCCTCCCGGACAAAGCACAAGGTATGACCGTTCATTTGAAAACAGTCCTCCCCTTATACCTCACAACATAGAGGGATTGAATGTTATTACAACTGAACAAAATTTGTGCATGGGCTGCCATATGCCTGAAAACGCAAAAGCCGTTAACGCAACCCCTCTTCCAAAAACACACCTTCTTACCTCTGACAGCACCAAACTGGACGGTAATACTTATAACTGTGTCCAGTGCCACGTACCTCAATCCGATGCCAAACCTCTTATTGATAATGAATTCACACGGACTTTCAGAAACAAGAAATCCCGCACCAGTTCAAATCTCTCGGAAATCCGTAAAGAGGGGATAAATTAG
- a CDS encoding chaperone NapD encodes MEISSLVVKTAPEHLNEVLRTLESFGGCDIHFNDESGKIVITIESSSNDEMIKKMQEIIDIKHVVTADLAYTYSDENQ; translated from the coding sequence GTGGAAATTTCCAGTTTGGTAGTAAAGACTGCTCCTGAGCATCTCAATGAGGTGCTCAGGACACTGGAATCCTTTGGAGGGTGCGACATACATTTTAATGACGAAAGCGGAAAAATTGTAATCACTATCGAATCATCTTCAAATGATGAAATGATAAAGAAAATGCAAGAAATCATTGATATTAAACACGTTGTAACTGCGGACCTTGCTTATACTTATTCCGATGAGAATCAATAA
- a CDS encoding protein kinase, which yields MADTKIEKLGKYEVKEEIGRGSMGVVYRGFDPFLDREVALKVALSDMMQDKHFSQRYSRMFFNEARVAGMLDHPNIVHVYDAGMEGSYSYLVMEYIKSGKTLRDFSRASNLLPQEKVLAIIFKCCKALDYAHTLGVIHRDIKPGNIMLTMDMEVKLGDFSVAQIVKGDETQVAGFLGSPLYMSPEQVKEEELTNRTDLYSLGVVMFELLTGTPPFSGENVSSLIYKIITESPVNIRQIKPDIPETIENIIKKALSRNPDDRYQRGLDFAADISHAYRTLKHSGQGIKEQEKFEKLKKLDFFRDFYNSELWEVIKASDWVEFDEEQRIITEGEIDESFYILVTGEVYVKKGDNVLVKLKHGDCFGEMGYLSKSRRTADIISFTQVSLLKVNGSLIDKASVHCQLRFNRVFLRTLIERLARTSEKLAKDRPSSTLDSQ from the coding sequence TTGGCAGATACGAAAATAGAAAAGCTGGGCAAGTATGAAGTAAAAGAGGAGATAGGGCGCGGCAGCATGGGCGTTGTCTATAGGGGGTTTGACCCGTTTTTAGACAGAGAGGTAGCCTTAAAAGTGGCTCTCTCTGATATGATGCAAGATAAGCACTTCTCACAAAGATACAGCAGGATGTTTTTTAACGAGGCCAGAGTTGCCGGTATGCTTGACCACCCTAACATAGTACACGTTTATGATGCCGGAATGGAGGGCAGTTACAGCTACCTTGTCATGGAGTATATAAAGAGTGGGAAAACCCTGCGGGATTTTTCCAGAGCGTCTAATCTTCTGCCTCAGGAAAAGGTACTTGCCATAATATTTAAGTGCTGTAAGGCTCTTGACTACGCACACACGCTCGGTGTTATTCACAGAGACATAAAGCCAGGAAACATCATGCTTACAATGGACATGGAGGTTAAACTAGGGGATTTCAGCGTGGCTCAGATAGTTAAAGGCGATGAGACCCAGGTGGCAGGCTTTCTCGGCTCTCCGCTTTACATGTCCCCGGAGCAGGTTAAAGAAGAGGAGCTAACAAACCGCACGGATTTATATTCGCTCGGAGTGGTCATGTTTGAGCTTTTAACCGGAACCCCTCCGTTTAGTGGCGAAAATGTATCGAGCCTCATTTATAAAATAATAACCGAGTCCCCTGTTAATATCAGACAGATTAAACCCGACATACCAGAAACAATTGAAAATATAATTAAAAAAGCGCTAAGCAGAAACCCTGACGACCGCTACCAAAGAGGACTTGACTTTGCCGCCGATATAAGCCATGCCTATAGAACCCTGAAACACTCCGGACAGGGAATCAAGGAGCAGGAGAAATTTGAAAAACTAAAGAAACTCGATTTCTTCAGGGATTTTTATAACTCCGAGCTGTGGGAGGTTATAAAGGCCTCCGACTGGGTGGAGTTTGACGAGGAGCAGCGGATAATAACCGAGGGGGAGATAGACGAATCTTTTTACATCTTAGTCACAGGCGAGGTGTATGTAAAGAAGGGGGATAATGTCTTAGTTAAGCTAAAACACGGGGACTGCTTTGGAGAGATGGGGTATTTGTCAAAATCCCGCAGAACCGCAGATATCATCTCCTTTACACAGGTGTCTTTGCTTAAGGTAAATGGCTCGTTGATTGATAAGGCATCGGTACACTGCCAACTGAGATTCAACAGGGTTTTTTTAAGGACACTGATAGAGCGCCTGGCAAGAACTAGCGAAAAACTCGCCAAAGACCGTCCGTCAAGCACATTAGATTCGCAGTAA
- a CDS encoding nucleotidyl transferase AbiEii/AbiGii toxin family protein → MPLTKLQSHVLRILAMQRSPDSYIAGGIALNREGPRFSNDIDIFQDSEDRLETAAEADVAALSKAGLTLSTLKIRTGKREVLVEGLNEKMMLEWVADSDFRFFPTQTDELFGYVLHPVDLATNKASAAADRRVPRDVVDLVTIHETILPLGAVISAAVGKFPGMTPEEMLSEITSHSRFTAEEFRVLAMERPIDVPGLHKRIRRMLEDAEEFISALPSSDVGVVFLDGDRAVQPDLNALSRYQRNAGARRGVWPSSPDILTAMLEKYNLPKPL, encoded by the coding sequence GTGCCACTCACTAAGTTGCAATCCCACGTCCTGCGGATATTGGCGATGCAGCGCAGTCCGGATAGTTATATTGCTGGGGGCATTGCTCTTAACCGTGAGGGCCCTCGATTTTCAAATGATATAGATATTTTTCAGGACTCCGAGGATCGTCTTGAAACGGCTGCCGAGGCAGATGTTGCTGCCCTTAGTAAGGCAGGCCTTACGCTGAGCACCCTGAAAATCAGAACAGGCAAGCGCGAAGTCCTCGTTGAAGGGCTAAACGAAAAGATGATGCTTGAGTGGGTGGCAGATAGTGATTTCCGTTTCTTCCCTACACAGACAGATGAACTTTTCGGATATGTACTTCATCCGGTTGACCTAGCAACGAACAAAGCATCTGCGGCAGCAGACAGGCGTGTCCCGCGCGACGTGGTTGACCTTGTTACGATACATGAAACCATACTGCCGCTTGGAGCTGTAATAAGTGCAGCAGTTGGAAAATTCCCGGGCATGACTCCTGAGGAGATGCTTTCAGAAATCACAAGCCACAGCCGTTTTACGGCTGAAGAGTTCCGCGTATTGGCAATGGAACGGCCAATTGATGTCCCTGGCCTGCACAAACGAATCCGACGTATGTTAGAGGATGCAGAGGAGTTTATCAGCGCTTTGCCAAGTTCTGACGTTGGCGTGGTTTTTCTTGACGGCGACAGAGCGGTACAACCTGATTTGAACGCATTGAGCCGTTATCAACGCAACGCCGGAGCGCGTCGGGGAGTGTGGCCTTCAAGTCCTGACATCTTAACTGCTATGCTGGAAAAGTACAATCTGCCAAAGCCGCTATAA
- a CDS encoding TraB/GumN family protein — protein MRKQWHSLWLIVFFIFLAQGANSEEPSHVSDKNCLWKVKSKTNTVYLLGSIHFLKVENYPLGKPYENAYNDSKILVVEADTGASGQGQRIASLTKQQGFYHNGKTLKGVLSTGAYKIAKAQVESSGLDIAKYNTAKPWFLALMIYSVKLQSYGFSPEYGVDNYFMMRSRAEGKKIMQLETAEYQLGLFNTLPEKTQEMLLLQTIKEIEMTEKEASTVVNSWLTGDDDTLKDVLLSSFKDYPELYKKLIIDRNRNWLPQIENFLQGTENYLVVVGTGHLIGDNGLVNLLKKRGVEVIRQ, from the coding sequence ATGAGAAAACAGTGGCATAGTTTGTGGTTAATTGTTTTTTTTATATTTTTGGCTCAGGGAGCAAACTCAGAAGAGCCGTCACACGTTAGCGACAAAAACTGTTTGTGGAAAGTAAAGTCGAAAACCAACACGGTGTATTTACTGGGTTCTATCCATTTCTTAAAGGTAGAGAACTATCCGCTTGGCAAGCCCTATGAAAATGCTTATAATGATTCCAAAATCCTTGTTGTAGAGGCTGACACTGGCGCCAGCGGTCAGGGACAGAGGATAGCGTCTCTGACAAAACAGCAGGGGTTTTACCATAACGGCAAAACTCTTAAAGGTGTTTTATCAACGGGAGCTTACAAAATTGCCAAAGCGCAAGTGGAGTCATCAGGGCTTGATATTGCTAAGTATAATACTGCAAAGCCATGGTTTTTAGCGCTGATGATTTATAGCGTCAAACTACAAAGCTATGGTTTTTCTCCGGAATATGGGGTGGATAACTACTTTATGATGCGCAGCAGGGCTGAGGGTAAAAAGATAATGCAGCTTGAAACAGCAGAGTATCAATTGGGTCTTTTTAACACTTTACCTGAAAAAACGCAGGAGATGCTGCTCCTTCAAACGATTAAAGAGATAGAAATGACAGAAAAAGAAGCCTCCACTGTCGTTAACTCATGGCTTACAGGAGATGACGACACACTTAAAGATGTCCTCTTAAGTAGTTTTAAGGATTATCCGGAGCTTTATAAAAAACTCATCATTGACAGAAATAGGAACTGGCTGCCACAGATAGAAAATTTCCTGCAAGGAACGGAAAACTACCTTGTCGTTGTCGGCACAGGACATCTAATCGGAGACAATGGTCTGGTTAATCTGCTTAAAAAACGTGGGGTTGAGGTGATAAGACAGTAG
- the selD gene encoding selenide, water dikinase SelD, producing MSKLGPADLEDLIGSLGDSLQSGLRVKVLVGPGDDAGVYLIGDTAFVETVDFITPPVNDPYTFGAVSATNSLSDVYSMGGTPITALAVAAFPLCDYKTDVLKEVLRGAQSVLNTAGVALLGGHSLEDTELKFGLSVTGTVDKNKILLKSGAKEGDIIVLTKPLGIGIITTALKRKLLNNTQIEEAVKWMLTLNCAASVAALNADATSCTDVTGFGFTGHACNMLKEAAVNFVIDSGCVPVMDTAVELAKEGIFPGGAKKNLNFFSNRVQFSESIPEHLKYIFSDPQTSGGLLITIGKHNMNAFENSGVFYKTIGYVTKGTGILKIN from the coding sequence GTGTCAAAGCTGGGTCCGGCGGACCTGGAGGATTTGATAGGCTCACTGGGAGACAGCCTCCAGAGCGGCTTGCGCGTTAAGGTGCTGGTAGGCCCCGGTGATGATGCCGGAGTGTATCTTATCGGAGATACGGCTTTTGTTGAGACGGTGGATTTTATAACACCTCCGGTAAATGATCCCTACACGTTTGGAGCAGTGAGCGCCACTAATTCGTTAAGCGATGTTTACTCCATGGGCGGCACTCCTATAACTGCGTTGGCAGTGGCCGCGTTCCCTCTGTGCGATTACAAAACTGACGTGTTAAAGGAGGTTCTGCGCGGAGCCCAAAGTGTGCTTAATACAGCAGGGGTTGCACTCTTAGGCGGCCACAGTCTCGAGGATACGGAGTTAAAGTTTGGACTTTCCGTAACGGGCACTGTAGATAAAAACAAAATCCTTTTGAAATCAGGAGCAAAAGAGGGTGACATCATTGTATTAACAAAACCCCTTGGCATTGGAATTATAACTACTGCTCTGAAACGAAAGCTGCTTAACAACACACAAATAGAGGAGGCAGTAAAGTGGATGCTGACTCTGAATTGTGCCGCCTCCGTGGCTGCCCTTAATGCGGATGCTACTTCATGCACGGATGTTACCGGTTTTGGCTTTACAGGCCATGCCTGCAACATGTTAAAGGAGGCTGCCGTTAACTTTGTCATAGATTCCGGCTGTGTGCCTGTAATGGATACCGCAGTAGAACTGGCAAAGGAGGGGATTTTCCCGGGCGGAGCAAAAAAGAATCTTAACTTTTTTTCAAACAGGGTGCAATTTAGTGAATCCATTCCTGAGCATTTAAAATACATTTTTTCCGATCCTCAGACCTCCGGAGGACTTCTCATCACTATCGGAAAACACAACATGAATGCCTTTGAAAACTCTGGCGTGTTTTATAAAACCATAGGATATGTTACTAAGGGCACCGGAATTCTAAAAATCAATTAA
- a CDS encoding DsrE family protein, with protein sequence MSENADKKFVFIMTHSHDSVDAVAGAFQLAVNMRAYGTVVDFFLMDKAVLLAKEGFAETLIWQHKDQFSLISDLIKTLTDDFDAKFYICASCVKHYELDKAQLIKNSEIRPGSFLGEMLLIRQGLTF encoded by the coding sequence TTGAGTGAAAATGCAGATAAGAAGTTTGTATTTATAATGACCCACTCCCACGACAGTGTGGATGCGGTAGCGGGGGCGTTTCAACTTGCTGTCAATATGAGAGCTTACGGTACGGTGGTAGATTTTTTTTTGATGGATAAAGCGGTGCTTTTGGCAAAAGAGGGATTTGCCGAGACACTTATCTGGCAGCACAAAGATCAGTTTTCGCTAATTTCAGACCTGATAAAAACTCTGACAGATGATTTTGACGCAAAGTTTTACATTTGTGCCTCATGTGTTAAGCACTATGAACTGGATAAGGCGCAACTCATTAAAAACAGCGAAATTCGACCGGGGAGTTTTCTGGGAGAGATGCTTCTTATCAGACAGGGGCTTACATTTTAG
- a CDS encoding DUF3391 domain-containing protein: MRQKISVSDLRVGMFLDGTDVAWEKTPFLTDRLLIRSDEQISKLKNAGISYVFIDPDKSKVLEEKTDVSKELDKIKFIKKEEILDVEGHVEMDEAVLYKKGSEEDKLDGLPYTKEDLDKFYSEFNNYSHIDKTTLLVGTYVNFPMYIKRDLRILKLFMFKGKDIPITDEILAVEGDFLIHSDDKAKYKGYLTELMSLKSSNGSSELIRNRVVKENSKLLMEELLADPRSGTKLKDCQQNIDAIVSSMQENNSLTNGLFTINKSDYYTYTHCVNVSVIAVGLAISLGMNKQTEIFALAMGGMLHDIGKCKIPHSILNKPTKLTDDEFRVMKSHVLIGKKLLSFHSDISKETIYSLTEHHEKMTGKGYPHGLAAEDLHFAGKVVAMADVYDALTTARPYKKAFGSFEALSIIRSQLEDYDMEIFLSFVKMLGN, from the coding sequence ATGAGACAGAAAATAAGTGTAAGTGATTTGAGGGTAGGGATGTTTCTTGACGGGACGGATGTCGCGTGGGAGAAAACGCCGTTTTTGACCGATCGTCTCCTTATAAGGTCTGATGAACAAATAAGTAAGCTAAAGAACGCTGGAATTTCATATGTTTTTATAGATCCGGACAAGAGCAAGGTTTTAGAGGAGAAAACGGATGTCTCAAAAGAACTGGATAAGATAAAATTCATAAAAAAAGAAGAAATATTGGATGTTGAAGGCCATGTGGAAATGGATGAGGCCGTGTTATATAAGAAGGGCTCCGAAGAGGACAAACTCGATGGCTTGCCATATACAAAAGAGGACCTCGATAAGTTTTACAGCGAATTTAACAATTATAGTCATATAGATAAGACAACTTTACTTGTGGGTACTTATGTTAACTTTCCTATGTATATAAAGAGGGATTTGCGCATCTTGAAGTTATTTATGTTCAAAGGTAAAGATATCCCCATCACAGATGAAATATTAGCCGTTGAGGGCGATTTCCTGATACACAGTGATGACAAAGCCAAATATAAGGGATACCTTACCGAGCTAATGAGTTTAAAGTCATCAAACGGTTCATCCGAGCTAATCAGAAACAGGGTGGTGAAGGAAAACTCAAAGCTGTTGATGGAGGAGCTGCTTGCCGACCCACGCTCCGGTACGAAATTAAAAGATTGCCAGCAAAACATAGATGCTATTGTAAGCTCGATGCAGGAAAACAATTCATTGACTAACGGACTTTTTACGATAAATAAGTCTGACTACTATACCTACACACACTGTGTAAATGTAAGTGTAATAGCAGTTGGCCTTGCTATAAGTCTTGGTATGAATAAGCAGACCGAAATATTTGCCCTTGCAATGGGGGGTATGCTTCACGACATAGGCAAGTGTAAGATTCCACACTCAATACTAAACAAACCGACCAAGCTGACAGATGACGAATTCAGAGTAATGAAGTCACACGTTCTTATTGGTAAAAAACTCTTAAGCTTTCATTCAGACATCTCAAAGGAAACAATTTACTCGTTAACCGAACATCATGAAAAGATGACGGGCAAGGGTTATCCGCATGGACTTGCGGCAGAGGATCTCCATTTTGCCGGAAAGGTGGTAGCCATGGCGGATGTTTATGATGCACTGACCACCGCACGTCCGTATAAGAAGGCGTTTGGTTCCTTTGAGGCCCTTTCTATAATTCGCAGCCAACTTGAGGATTACGATATGGAGATTTTTCTAAGTTTCGTAAAAATGCTGGGAAATTAA
- a CDS encoding flavin reductase has translation MQTVVAKGITHGVYVITVNAGGKINGMTASWVSQVSFNPLMLMVSIAPGRYSNELIKESGYFAINVLSAKQDGEARLFGFSSGRDVDKFKNTAHFKAPNGSPVIESAMAYCECKLAHVFSAGDHELFVGDVVAAKLLKDVNPLLFAWDKFF, from the coding sequence ATGCAAACTGTAGTAGCAAAGGGTATAACACACGGTGTCTATGTTATAACAGTAAACGCTGGCGGTAAGATTAACGGCATGACCGCAAGCTGGGTCTCACAGGTGTCTTTTAATCCTCTGATGTTAATGGTTTCGATAGCTCCGGGCAGGTATTCAAATGAATTGATAAAAGAGTCAGGGTATTTTGCAATAAATGTCTTATCTGCAAAGCAAGACGGGGAGGCCAGGCTTTTTGGTTTCAGTAGTGGCAGGGATGTTGACAAGTTTAAGAATACCGCTCATTTTAAAGCTCCAAACGGCTCACCTGTAATTGAAAGCGCTATGGCTTATTGTGAATGTAAGCTTGCTCACGTGTTTTCAGCAGGAGATCATGAGCTTTTTGTTGGAGACGTTGTTGCTGCAAAACTTCTGAAAGATGTTAACCCATTACTGTTTGCATGGGACAAATTCTTTTAA
- the msrP gene encoding protein-methionine-sulfoxide reductase catalytic subunit MsrP, with translation MLIKKADDIKSSEITDESLYLKRRSFLVTAFKALAFVLVPSVGFSEELPQGKKLSFTPDKSYTVEDDKTSYDKAVSYNNFYEFSLNKEDVKDLSRNFKVRPWTVTVDGLVKKPTVYDIDHLIKTFPQTERTYRHRCVEGWSMVIPWIGFQLSDLIKQVEPDSRARYVKFTSLYNPEVMIGQKTGTLNWPYVEGLRLDEALNPLTLLAVGMYGHEMPNQNGAPLRLVVPWKYGFKGIKSIVRITFTDTMPVTSWNLAGPTEYGFYANVNPNVDHPRWSQGTERRIGNFFRQKTLLFNGYQKEVASLYTGMDLTKNF, from the coding sequence ATGCTTATAAAAAAAGCGGATGATATAAAGAGTTCTGAAATCACAGATGAGTCTTTGTACCTAAAACGGAGAAGTTTCCTTGTGACGGCCTTTAAGGCCTTAGCATTTGTCCTTGTGCCGTCTGTGGGTTTTTCAGAAGAGCTGCCTCAGGGAAAAAAGTTATCATTTACTCCTGATAAGAGTTACACAGTAGAGGATGACAAGACATCCTATGATAAAGCAGTAAGCTACAATAACTTTTACGAGTTTTCACTTAATAAAGAAGATGTTAAAGACTTAAGCCGCAACTTTAAGGTGCGCCCATGGACAGTAACCGTTGACGGATTAGTAAAAAAACCAACCGTCTATGACATTGACCACCTCATTAAAACATTTCCTCAAACTGAACGTACTTACCGTCACCGATGCGTTGAGGGCTGGTCTATGGTAATTCCATGGATAGGGTTTCAGCTATCTGACCTTATTAAGCAAGTGGAACCTGATTCCCGCGCAAGGTACGTTAAGTTTACATCACTTTATAACCCTGAGGTTATGATTGGCCAAAAAACGGGTACATTAAACTGGCCATATGTGGAGGGGCTGAGGCTTGATGAGGCTTTAAACCCTCTCACTCTTTTGGCAGTAGGGATGTATGGCCATGAAATGCCAAATCAAAACGGTGCACCGCTTAGGCTTGTAGTTCCGTGGAAATATGGATTTAAAGGTATTAAGTCAATAGTAAGGATTACTTTTACCGATACTATGCCTGTAACCTCATGGAATTTAGCAGGCCCAACTGAATATGGTTTCTATGCCAATGTTAATCCCAATGTTGATCATCCACGGTGGAGCCAGGGGACAGAAAGAAGGATTGGTAATTTTTTCAGACAAAAAACCTTGCTTTTTAACGGTTATCAGAAAGAGGTGGCAAGTCTTTATACCGGTATGGATTTAACTAAAAATTTTTGA
- a CDS encoding sulfoxide reductase heme-binding subunit YedZ, translating to MLYLILLALTGSLGANPIEKLIRITGTFTYHFIILTLAVTPVYDILKINHVQRYKKTFGLFSFFYASLHFMLYAGVDHFFNFMEIFEDMIKHKRIYAGVGAYLIMIPLAVTSTRWAKRTLGGRRWRGLHRLFYLSAIAAAAHYLLVVKRDLREPVIYFTVVLLLLLYRLRHIKA from the coding sequence TTGCTATACTTAATACTCTTAGCGCTGACTGGTTCACTTGGGGCTAATCCAATTGAAAAACTTATCCGCATTACAGGAACCTTCACTTACCACTTTATCATACTGACACTTGCCGTAACTCCGGTCTATGACATCTTGAAAATAAATCACGTACAGCGATATAAAAAGACATTCGGGTTGTTTAGTTTTTTTTATGCGTCGCTTCATTTTATGCTATATGCCGGTGTCGATCATTTTTTTAATTTTATGGAAATATTTGAAGACATGATAAAACACAAAAGAATATATGCAGGGGTTGGGGCTTATTTAATTATGATTCCACTGGCTGTGACCTCAACACGTTGGGCTAAGAGAACTCTTGGCGGCAGGAGATGGAGGGGGTTGCACAGACTATTTTATCTCAGTGCCATTGCCGCCGCCGCACACTACCTGCTGGTTGTTAAAAGAGATCTGAGAGAGCCTGTAATATATTTTACAGTTGTGCTCCTGTTGTTATTATACCGCTTGAGGCACATAAAGGCATGA
- a CDS encoding methylated-DNA--[protein]-cysteine S-methyltransferase, translated as MKEDTYFFDYLSTQFGRFFLIFSDTDVKGTTFRAPENAEYKKCSLTLFSELDEYFCGKRREFTTGLITLSDITPFRRSVYDELSRVPFGEVVTYGGLAQRVGKHGGARAVGQAMRLNPFPVLIPCHRVISSNGSLGGYSEGIGIKSKLLEFEKKNAYINFAKSHKNFTSLL; from the coding sequence ATGAAAGAGGATACGTATTTTTTTGACTATCTGAGCACACAATTTGGCAGGTTCTTTCTGATTTTTTCAGACACTGATGTTAAGGGGACAACATTCAGGGCTCCGGAAAACGCAGAATATAAAAAGTGCAGCTTGACGCTGTTTTCAGAGCTTGATGAGTATTTTTGCGGTAAAAGAAGAGAATTTACGACGGGTTTGATAACTCTTTCTGATATAACCCCCTTTAGACGTTCTGTCTATGATGAGCTGTCAAGAGTGCCGTTTGGGGAGGTGGTAACGTATGGTGGTTTGGCACAAAGAGTTGGCAAACACGGTGGGGCAAGAGCAGTAGGGCAAGCAATGAGACTCAATCCCTTTCCTGTACTAATCCCTTGCCACAGAGTTATAAGCAGCAACGGCTCGCTGGGAGGGTACTCCGAGGGAATTGGTATTAAGAGCAAACTTCTGGAATTTGAAAAAAAGAACGCATATATTAACTTTGCAAAATCACATAAAAATTTCACTTCTCTTTTATAA